A window of the Acidobacteriota bacterium genome harbors these coding sequences:
- a CDS encoding ABC transporter permease, protein MESIIADLKFASRMLIKRPAFSVVAVITLALGIGANTAIFSVVNSVLLRPLPYSRPERLVAAFDSFPDFPRDGLSELEYMTLRGETKSLAEIAISNGANFTLTGSGDSERVQGAVVSSNYFDLLGVRVALGRGFARDEDLVGKNNIVILSDGFWKRRFGADPRVIGQGVTLSGANFTIAGVLPPGFKSPIELQFAASADVWVGYGFNPGNLNRGSHGLVTIARLGEGVTLEQAQDETKTIIGRLMAENPTFYPTDGSFNSYLTPLHTAIVGDVRPALLVLLGAVAAVLLIACANVANLSLARSESRQKEIFVRTALGASRSQIVRQLLVESLVLAAAGGAAALLLAKWILDALVAINPGNIPRIDEIGLDSRVMLFTLLVSLFTGVLFGLAPALQAARTDLISTLKEGGRTSNAQSRGWLRQLLVVAQTALALVLLIGAGLLLRSFWELQRVPTGFNPEHLLTMRLSPPATRYGSNQQVASLYEGLTTRLQSLPGVQSVAVSDRVPIGGGNSDTIMQIEGRPFELETARYNTDFRVVSPEYFQTMGQRLISGRYFVEFDRESSPNVTVVNETLARRQWPDEDPIGKRLRLLDAPPERATSQYMTIVGVVADAKNRTLTGDTRQDVYVPLRQQAGSMGRLGQSVSMGLMVRTTADSASLTNAIREEVRAADPDIPITQVRTMEEIIGTAIVRPRFNLILLATFAVVALGLGAIGIYGVIAYSVAQRTHEIGVRMALGAQPRDVLTMVVGQGMRLALAGAGIGLIGAFALTRVMASLLYGVSARDPVTFAAISVLLTGVALGACFIPALRATKVDPMDALRHE, encoded by the coding sequence ATGGAATCAATAATCGCGGACCTCAAGTTCGCTTCCAGAATGCTTATCAAACGGCCGGCGTTCAGCGTCGTCGCCGTAATCACGCTGGCGTTAGGCATTGGAGCTAACACCGCGATCTTCAGCGTTGTAAACTCTGTGTTGCTGCGCCCGCTGCCTTACAGTAGACCGGAGCGACTGGTGGCGGCTTTCGATTCCTTCCCGGATTTTCCACGCGACGGTCTGAGTGAGCTCGAGTATATGACCCTGCGCGGTGAAACCAAGAGCCTCGCCGAGATCGCCATCAGCAACGGCGCTAATTTCACACTGACCGGCAGCGGCGATTCGGAGCGCGTGCAGGGAGCAGTAGTTTCATCGAATTACTTTGATCTGCTCGGCGTTAGAGTCGCGCTCGGGCGAGGCTTCGCGCGCGACGAGGATCTCGTTGGCAAGAACAATATCGTCATTCTGAGCGACGGTTTCTGGAAGAGACGATTTGGCGCAGACCCACGCGTGATCGGACAGGGGGTGACACTGAGCGGCGCCAACTTCACGATTGCCGGCGTGCTGCCTCCCGGCTTCAAATCGCCGATCGAGCTCCAGTTTGCGGCTTCCGCCGATGTCTGGGTTGGTTACGGATTCAACCCTGGCAATCTCAATCGCGGCAGTCACGGCCTCGTGACAATTGCGCGGTTGGGCGAAGGGGTTACGCTCGAGCAGGCACAAGACGAGACGAAGACAATCATCGGCCGCTTGATGGCCGAAAATCCAACCTTCTATCCTACCGATGGAAGCTTCAACTCGTACCTCACTCCCCTGCACACGGCAATAGTCGGCGACGTGCGCCCTGCGCTGCTGGTGCTGCTCGGCGCGGTTGCCGCGGTGTTGTTGATCGCGTGCGCGAATGTCGCCAACCTTTCGCTCGCTCGAAGCGAATCGCGGCAAAAAGAGATCTTTGTTCGGACTGCTCTCGGGGCCAGCCGCTCGCAAATCGTCAGGCAACTGCTGGTTGAAAGCCTGGTGCTCGCCGCCGCCGGCGGCGCTGCGGCATTGCTGCTCGCCAAATGGATCCTCGATGCGCTGGTTGCGATCAACCCCGGCAACATTCCGCGAATTGATGAGATCGGTCTCGACTCGCGCGTTATGCTGTTTACACTGCTCGTGTCCTTGTTCACCGGCGTCCTCTTCGGTCTTGCCCCCGCGCTTCAGGCGGCCAGGACTGATCTGATCTCGACGCTCAAAGAAGGCGGTCGAACTTCGAATGCCCAGAGCCGCGGCTGGTTGCGCCAGTTGCTCGTCGTAGCGCAGACGGCTCTCGCGTTGGTGCTGTTGATCGGCGCCGGTTTGCTTCTGCGCAGCTTCTGGGAGCTTCAACGTGTACCTACCGGCTTCAATCCGGAACACCTGCTGACTATGCGGTTGTCGCCTCCTGCCACACGCTACGGGAGCAACCAGCAGGTGGCCAGTCTTTATGAAGGACTGACGACCCGGCTTCAATCGCTTCCCGGTGTGCAGTCGGTCGCGGTCTCGGATCGCGTTCCAATCGGCGGCGGAAACAGCGACACGATCATGCAGATCGAAGGCCGTCCGTTTGAACTCGAGACCGCGCGCTACAACACCGACTTTCGGGTGGTCAGCCCCGAGTACTTTCAGACGATGGGCCAGCGTTTGATCAGCGGCCGCTACTTTGTAGAGTTCGACAGAGAAAGTTCGCCCAATGTGACGGTCGTCAACGAGACTCTGGCGCGCAGGCAGTGGCCCGATGAAGACCCGATCGGCAAGCGGCTGCGCTTGCTCGACGCGCCGCCCGAGCGGGCAACTTCGCAGTACATGACCATCGTCGGCGTAGTGGCCGACGCGAAAAATCGAACGCTGACCGGGGACACTCGTCAGGACGTCTACGTTCCGTTGCGGCAGCAGGCGGGTTCAATGGGTCGGCTGGGTCAATCAGTGTCGATGGGGCTGATGGTTCGCACAACGGCCGATTCCGCGAGTTTGACGAATGCGATTCGGGAGGAAGTAAGGGCTGCCGATCCTGACATTCCTATCACACAAGTCAGAACGATGGAGGAAATAATTGGAACCGCCATCGTGCGCCCGCGCTTCAATTTGATTCTGCTCGCCACGTTCGCCGTTGTGGCGCTAGGGCTGGGCGCGATTGGAATCTACGGGGTGATTGCATACTCGGTTGCCCAGCGCACTCATGAGATCGGCGTGCGAATGGCGCTCGGAGCGCAGCCGCGTGACGTTCTGACGATGGTTGTGGGTCAGGGCATGAGACTGGCGCTGGCGGGAGCGGGCATCGGACTGATTGGCGCGTTCGCGTTGACACGGGTAATGGCGAGCCTGCTTTATGGAGTGAGCGCACGCGACCCTGTGACGTTTGCAGCCATTTCAGTCTTGTTGACAGGAGTCGCTCTGGGAGCCTGTTTCATCCCTGCGCTGCGCGCGACGAAGGTCGATCCGATGGATGCGTTACGGCACGAATAA
- a CDS encoding ABC transporter permease — METLLRDLRYGIRMLLKKPGFTAVAVVALGLGIGANSAIFSVVNAVMLRPLPYAEPERLVSAESVNSLNPQSETAGVSPADFWDWKEQSQAFEELAVLSGGGGFNLKDTDQPDVFNGARVSFNFFQTFGVQPLLGRAFSPEDGELNSPETVVLSYRLWMRRFGGDPSVVGRTFNTFEGGTTVIGVMPPDFKFPSYAEVWTPLARNSGEMRNRSNRYFNVVGRLNPDQSVESGQAELEAIASRLEAQYPKANRGWTAQLTPFRDKLMGGTRTALFVLLGAVGCVLLIACTNVANLLLARAASRRKEMAIRLALGARRSRLMRQLLTESVVLGLAGGAVGLLLAAWGLDLLIGILPSKEAFQLPVEIRIDRAVVFFTLVISVLTGIVFGMVPAWQASRPDVSSWLKEGGRGSGSVHQRTRNALIIGEIAVALVLLVGAALLVQSFLRLRRVDLGYDPNGLLTMWVSAPFSRYPNEEAKARFYKRLLEQASQVHGADGVALTCETWFGLLNFQFNIEGDPLPAGDASVRYSSISPGYFHVLKAQVRAGRDFDDRDDARAPSVAIVNETLARRYFPDSNPIGRKIVLGYMGRRLVREIVGVSSDIKQEEISSPAKPEMYVPYQQVPWLGAALVVRASSGDPMSLRKDLQQAIWEADKDLPVSGAETVEHHLSDLVAEPRLYTLLLGVFAGVALILASVGIYGVMSYAVTERRHEIGIRMALGAERRDVLGLVVRQGLMLALLGVAIGVVAAFALTRVMSSLLYGVSASDPLTFAAISILLTGVALGACFIPALRATKVDPMVALRYE; from the coding sequence ATGGAAACTCTGCTGAGAGACTTACGATACGGAATCAGAATGCTGCTCAAGAAGCCGGGCTTCACGGCAGTCGCCGTGGTGGCGCTTGGGCTGGGCATCGGCGCCAACAGCGCGATCTTCAGCGTGGTCAATGCCGTGATGCTCAGACCGTTGCCTTATGCGGAGCCTGAAAGATTGGTCTCGGCAGAGTCGGTGAATTCGCTGAACCCGCAAAGCGAGACTGCCGGCGTATCGCCCGCCGATTTCTGGGACTGGAAAGAACAGAGCCAGGCATTCGAAGAACTCGCGGTTCTCTCGGGCGGCGGCGGCTTCAACTTGAAGGACACGGATCAGCCCGACGTCTTTAACGGAGCGCGAGTGTCTTTCAATTTCTTTCAGACCTTTGGCGTTCAGCCTTTGCTTGGCCGGGCGTTCTCGCCTGAAGACGGCGAGCTCAACTCACCGGAGACGGTCGTGCTCAGCTACAGGCTATGGATGCGGCGCTTCGGGGGCGACCCGTCGGTCGTCGGCAGGACCTTCAACACGTTCGAGGGCGGGACGACGGTCATCGGAGTTATGCCGCCCGACTTCAAGTTTCCGAGCTACGCCGAGGTATGGACTCCGCTTGCGCGAAACTCAGGCGAGATGCGCAACCGCTCCAACCGCTACTTCAACGTTGTCGGACGGCTAAATCCCGATCAGTCGGTCGAGAGCGGGCAGGCCGAACTCGAGGCGATCGCCAGTCGTCTGGAAGCGCAGTACCCGAAAGCAAACAGAGGTTGGACCGCGCAACTGACTCCATTTCGGGACAAGCTGATGGGCGGCACGAGAACCGCGCTGTTTGTGTTGCTGGGCGCGGTTGGTTGCGTGCTGCTGATCGCCTGCACAAATGTTGCGAACCTTCTGCTGGCGCGCGCGGCCTCGCGGCGCAAAGAGATGGCAATACGGCTCGCGCTTGGAGCGCGGCGCTCGAGACTGATGCGGCAGTTGCTTACCGAGAGCGTAGTGCTCGGACTTGCGGGGGGAGCAGTCGGGCTGCTGCTCGCGGCGTGGGGGCTGGATCTACTCATCGGAATTCTGCCTTCGAAGGAAGCGTTTCAGCTTCCGGTTGAGATTCGCATCGATCGCGCGGTTGTGTTCTTCACGCTTGTGATTTCAGTGTTGACCGGGATCGTCTTTGGCATGGTCCCGGCCTGGCAGGCTTCGCGGCCGGACGTGAGCTCGTGGCTAAAAGAAGGCGGCCGCGGCTCGGGCTCGGTTCACCAGCGCACGCGCAACGCGCTGATCATCGGTGAAATCGCGGTCGCGCTCGTTTTGCTGGTCGGGGCCGCATTGCTGGTTCAAAGCTTCTTGCGATTGAGGCGCGTTGATCTCGGCTACGACCCGAACGGCTTGCTGACGATGTGGGTGTCGGCGCCGTTTTCTCGATACCCGAACGAAGAAGCCAAGGCGCGTTTCTACAAGCGGCTGCTGGAACAAGCTTCACAAGTGCACGGCGCGGATGGCGTCGCGTTGACCTGCGAGACGTGGTTCGGGCTGCTCAATTTTCAATTCAACATCGAAGGCGATCCGTTGCCGGCGGGCGACGCGAGTGTTCGTTACAGCTCGATCTCGCCTGGCTACTTCCACGTGCTGAAAGCGCAGGTTCGCGCGGGCCGCGACTTCGATGACCGCGATGATGCAAGAGCGCCGAGTGTCGCCATCGTCAACGAGACGCTTGCTCGGCGGTACTTCCCGGACAGCAACCCGATCGGAAGAAAGATCGTGCTCGGCTACATGGGCCGCCGATTGGTTCGCGAGATAGTCGGCGTATCAAGCGACATCAAGCAGGAAGAAATAAGCTCACCGGCCAAGCCCGAGATGTATGTTCCCTATCAGCAGGTCCCGTGGCTTGGAGCGGCACTGGTGGTTCGCGCTTCAAGCGGCGACCCAATGAGTTTGAGGAAAGACCTGCAGCAGGCGATCTGGGAAGCCGACAAGGACCTTCCGGTTTCCGGCGCCGAAACAGTCGAGCATCATTTGTCCGATCTGGTCGCCGAGCCTCGGCTGTACACCTTGCTACTTGGCGTGTTTGCCGGAGTGGCGCTGATTCTGGCTTCGGTCGGAATCTACGGCGTGATGTCGTATGCGGTCACCGAGCGCAGGCACGAGATAGGCATTCGGATGGCGTTGGGCGCCGAACGGCGCGACGTGCTCGGGCTTGTTGTGAGGCAAGGTCTGATGCTGGCGCTGTTGGGTGTAGCCATCGGAGTAGTAGCCGCGTTTGCGTTGACGCGGGTTATGTCGAGCTTGCTGTATGGAGTTAGCGCAAGCGACCCGTTGACCTTTGCGGCCATTTCAATTCTACTGACGGGCGTGGCTTTGGGAGCCTGTTTCATCCCCGCGCTGCGCGCGACGAAAGTCGATCCGATGGTTGCGCTGCGCTACGAATGA
- a CDS encoding ABC transporter permease, translating into METLSQDLRYAFRMLAKSPGFTAVAVIVLALGIGANTAIFSVVNAVLLRSLPFDDPEQIVAVDKIAVKGGFGGTTGREFLDWQEQSESLEQVAAHTYNNFNLSGGGEPDRVPCAQVSATLFPLLGVQPLMGRTFLVEEDRPGHNQVAVVSQGFWRRRFGNDSSLTDQSLMLSGKSYTVVGVMPASFEFPRGFDVWLPIALDAKQERGGEIFTFVDVIGRLKPGMTIERAGSELAIISSRLPDDGPGHGAEMRIEVVRLHERLVKNVRLAVLVLLGAVGFVLLIACANVANLMLARAATRQKEMAIRVAVGAGRWRLVRQLLTESVVIAFLGGSIGVLLAMWGIDLLLAAIPPGMAKTFHGLNGIGIDKQALAFTLVVSMVTGIVFGIAPAFAASKPDLTDALKEGGRTARFGYGMRSLRGLLVVAELALALVLLVGAGLMIKSFVRLIDVEPGFRAENVLTMRLELPRAKYSDPQRATQFFEQVLGGVGTLPGVESVGAISHRLSEYTMAAFFQVEGSPPPQQGRDQPIIVGIASPDYFHAMGIPLLNGRFFDERDNRGSTEVVLINESMARRFFADQDPIGKGIGFDCKTGFCRKVVGVVGNIRQQSLDVELQPEVYLPYLQYSMRSTTLVVHSASDPASLVAAVRSQVQAVDKDQPISDVKTMKRYLSESVAQPRLTMALLGIFAAIALVLAAVGIYGMMTYTVAGRTREIGIRMALGAQRRDVIRLVVGQAAALTVIGTAMGLAGALALTRVMESLLFQVSATDPFTFAAISVLLAGVALGASFVPARRATKVDPMIALRSE; encoded by the coding sequence ATGGAGACCCTGTCGCAAGATCTTCGCTATGCCTTTCGAATGCTCGCAAAGAGTCCCGGCTTTACCGCCGTCGCGGTTATAGTTCTCGCGCTCGGCATTGGCGCCAACACCGCGATCTTCAGCGTGGTCAACGCGGTCCTTCTGCGCTCGTTGCCCTTCGACGATCCCGAACAAATCGTTGCTGTCGATAAGATCGCAGTGAAAGGAGGATTCGGGGGCACCACGGGCCGCGAGTTTCTTGATTGGCAAGAGCAGAGCGAATCGCTCGAGCAGGTTGCCGCTCACACCTACAACAACTTCAACCTGTCGGGAGGCGGCGAACCTGATCGCGTGCCCTGTGCGCAAGTGAGCGCGACGCTTTTCCCTCTGCTCGGGGTCCAGCCTCTGATGGGCCGAACTTTCTTGGTTGAAGAAGACCGGCCAGGACACAATCAAGTGGCGGTCGTCAGTCAGGGGTTCTGGCGGCGCCGATTCGGAAATGACTCTTCGCTCACGGATCAGAGCCTGATGCTCAGCGGCAAGAGCTACACCGTGGTAGGAGTGATGCCGGCGAGTTTCGAGTTTCCACGCGGCTTCGATGTCTGGCTGCCGATCGCGCTTGACGCCAAGCAAGAGAGGGGAGGGGAAATATTCACGTTCGTGGATGTGATTGGCCGGCTCAAGCCGGGGATGACGATCGAACGCGCCGGGTCGGAACTCGCGATCATTTCGAGCAGGCTCCCGGATGACGGACCGGGGCATGGCGCTGAGATGCGTATCGAAGTTGTACGACTTCATGAGCGGCTCGTTAAGAACGTTCGACTCGCAGTCCTGGTCTTGCTCGGAGCAGTCGGGTTCGTGCTGCTGATAGCGTGCGCCAACGTTGCAAACTTGATGCTGGCGCGCGCGGCGACTCGCCAGAAAGAAATGGCAATTCGAGTTGCGGTGGGCGCGGGTCGCTGGAGGTTAGTGCGGCAGTTGCTCACCGAGTCCGTGGTGATCGCATTCCTGGGCGGATCGATCGGCGTCTTGCTGGCGATGTGGGGCATAGACTTGTTGTTGGCGGCGATTCCACCCGGGATGGCTAAGACGTTTCACGGCTTGAATGGAATCGGGATCGATAAGCAAGCGCTCGCGTTCACGTTAGTAGTTTCAATGGTGACGGGAATCGTCTTTGGTATTGCTCCCGCGTTTGCGGCGTCAAAGCCGGATCTGACGGACGCGCTCAAGGAAGGAGGAAGGACAGCACGGTTCGGTTACGGAATGCGCAGCCTTCGAGGCTTGCTGGTGGTCGCCGAGCTTGCGCTCGCACTCGTGCTGCTGGTCGGCGCCGGACTGATGATCAAGAGCTTCGTGCGGCTGATAGATGTCGAACCCGGCTTCCGCGCCGAGAATGTCCTGACGATGCGTCTCGAGCTGCCGAGAGCTAAGTACAGCGATCCTCAGCGGGCTACGCAATTCTTCGAGCAGGTGCTTGGGGGAGTAGGTACGCTGCCCGGTGTGGAGTCCGTGGGCGCGATCAGTCATCGCCTATCGGAATACACCATGGCGGCATTCTTCCAAGTCGAAGGTTCTCCGCCGCCGCAGCAGGGGCGGGACCAGCCAATCATCGTCGGCATCGCAAGTCCGGATTACTTTCATGCTATGGGAATTCCGCTGCTGAACGGCCGCTTCTTCGACGAGCGAGACAATCGCGGCTCAACCGAAGTTGTGCTAATCAACGAATCGATGGCCCGCCGCTTCTTCGCGGATCAGGATCCGATCGGCAAAGGGATCGGCTTCGATTGCAAGACAGGCTTTTGCCGCAAAGTCGTCGGCGTAGTCGGGAACATCAGGCAACAGAGCCTTGATGTCGAGCTACAACCCGAAGTGTACCTCCCATATCTTCAATACTCGATGAGATCGACGACACTCGTCGTACATTCGGCCAGTGATCCGGCGAGCCTTGTGGCCGCAGTGCGGAGCCAGGTTCAGGCAGTCGACAAAGACCAGCCGATCTCCGACGTCAAGACAATGAAGCGGTATCTCTCCGAGTCCGTCGCGCAGCCCCGGCTGACGATGGCTTTGCTTGGAATCTTCGCTGCTATTGCTTTGGTTCTCGCAGCGGTGGGCATCTACGGCATGATGACTTACACGGTTGCCGGGCGCACTCGCGAGATCGGAATCCGCATGGCGCTCGGGGCGCAGCGACGCGACGTCATCAGGCTGGTTGTTGGACAGGCGGCTGCGCTTACGGTGATAGGCACGGCAATGGGTCTGGCTGGCGCTCTAGCTTTGACGCGAGTGATGGAGAGTCTGCTGTTTCAGGTTAGTGCTACCGACCCGTTCACCTTCGCAGCGATATCGGTGTTGCTGGCAGGGGTGGCGCTGGGAGCCAGTTTCGTTCCCGCCCGCCGTGCTACCAAAGTGGACCCGATGATCGCCCTGAGGTCCGAGTGA
- a CDS encoding periplasmic heavy metal sensor — protein MDSNAKSKWQVRLAVLLLFVVGFIAGGLAMNIYRSRQWSPRAGGRGGFEQMLDKLNLTSDQRTEISGIFEDARKQLTELRKESEPRFRDVRKNTDERLQSVLTPEQWEQFQQMTDRRRNRTGGRPRREGGRP, from the coding sequence ATGGACAGTAACGCTAAGAGTAAATGGCAGGTTCGACTCGCGGTTCTCTTGCTCTTCGTTGTCGGCTTTATCGCGGGCGGGCTGGCGATGAACATCTATCGCTCGCGACAGTGGTCTCCGCGAGCCGGGGGCCGAGGCGGATTCGAACAGATGCTCGACAAGTTGAATCTAACATCGGATCAGAGAACCGAGATCAGCGGCATATTTGAAGACGCGCGAAAGCAATTGACCGAGTTGCGCAAAGAGTCGGAGCCCAGGTTCCGAGACGTGCGCAAGAATACCGATGAGCGATTGCAGTCGGTGCTCACACCGGAGCAGTGGGAGCAGTTCCAGCAGATGACCGATAGAAGAAGAAACAGGACTGGTGGCAGACCGAGAAGAGAAGGGGGCCGGCCCTAG
- a CDS encoding sigma-70 family RNA polymerase sigma factor has product MRLAREGDESAFEEIVRRHSPRVFSIASKFFRQRAQVEDAAQEALLKAYTQLSSYEGRGSFEGWLTRITTNQCINMLRSAQRRPESMVSELTDHEGAWLENQMAGLSVERHKSSERGLVASDLAEKVLSELPPGDRLVLMSIDGEKLSVNEVAEMTGLSKSNVKVKAFRARRKMRKAVEKLLDRSLTKA; this is encoded by the coding sequence GTGAGGCTGGCGCGCGAAGGCGACGAGAGCGCGTTTGAGGAGATCGTGCGCCGGCATAGTCCGCGAGTCTTTTCCATCGCAAGCAAATTCTTTCGCCAGCGCGCACAGGTCGAAGACGCCGCTCAGGAAGCCTTGCTGAAAGCTTACACGCAGCTTTCAAGCTACGAGGGACGGGGCTCTTTCGAGGGATGGCTTACGCGTATTACGACGAACCAGTGCATCAACATGCTCAGAAGCGCGCAGCGCAGACCTGAGTCCATGGTTTCTGAGCTGACCGATCACGAAGGCGCCTGGCTGGAGAACCAAATGGCCGGGCTTTCCGTCGAGCGGCACAAGTCCAGCGAGCGCGGCCTGGTCGCCTCGGATCTCGCGGAGAAAGTCCTGAGCGAGTTGCCGCCCGGCGACCGGCTGGTTCTGATGTCGATTGACGGCGAGAAACTCTCGGTCAATGAAGTAGCCGAAATGACTGGCTTGTCGAAATCGAATGTAAAGGTGAAGGCATTTCGCGCGCGCCGCAAGATGCGCAAGGCGGTTGAAAAACTGCTCGACCGCAGCCTGACAAAAGCCTAA
- a CDS encoding Spy/CpxP family protein refolding chaperone, translated as MGKLNRIHAFALAGVMAIAVAIPVAIAQSKEAGAQRERHAEGRGQERRQGMRGGGRMGGAFFRNLDLTNAQKAQMKQIRQSHSQNLRPLMEQIRAKRQEIRQASQGGTFNEALVAQKLSEIAPLEAKLMGEQSRLHEETLSVLTAEQKAKLEQTREQRKSKWTERRANKQSAK; from the coding sequence ATGGGTAAACTAAACCGAATTCACGCTTTCGCTTTGGCTGGTGTTATGGCCATCGCCGTAGCCATCCCGGTTGCGATAGCGCAATCGAAAGAAGCGGGAGCGCAAAGAGAGCGTCATGCTGAAGGGCGCGGGCAAGAGCGCAGACAGGGGATGCGAGGCGGCGGCCGCATGGGGGGCGCTTTCTTTCGCAATCTCGATTTGACCAACGCGCAGAAGGCTCAGATGAAGCAGATCCGGCAAAGTCACAGTCAGAACCTCCGTCCTTTGATGGAGCAGATTCGCGCAAAGCGGCAGGAGATTCGTCAGGCAAGCCAGGGCGGGACATTCAATGAGGCTCTGGTGGCTCAAAAGCTCAGCGAAATAGCGCCGCTTGAAGCCAAGCTGATGGGCGAGCAGTCTCGCCTCCACGAGGAAACGCTTTCTGTTCTGACCGCGGAACAGAAGGCCAAGCTCGAGCAGACGCGAGAGCAGCGCAAATCAAAATGGACCGAACGGCGCGCTAACAAACAAAGCGCCAAGTGA